One window of the Aquila chrysaetos chrysaetos chromosome 8, bAquChr1.4, whole genome shotgun sequence genome contains the following:
- the BCLAF1 gene encoding bcl-2-associated transcription factor 1 isoform X2, producing MGRSNSRSHSSRSKSRSQSSSRSRSRSHSRKKRYSSRSRSRTYSRSRSRDRVYSRDYRRDYRNNRGMRRPYGYRGRGRGYYQGGGGRYHRGGYRPVWNRRHSRSPRRGRSRSRSPKRRSVSSQRSRSRSRRSYRSSRSPRSSSSRSSSPYSKSPVSSKRRASLEKQAKKTEGAPLQDSPLKNKSQDEQKDTFEHDPSESLDDFNKSSAASGDIWPGLSAYDNSPRSPHSPSIATPPSQSSSCSDAPLLSTAHSAKDTPQHSHSIQHSPERSGSGSLGNGSSRYSPSQNSPLHHIPSRRSPAKTIPSQSAPREEARVRSFYPEGGEQETAKGGKFMKRYTDEESRVYLLDRGNTREKEAQKERGSEKGRTEGEREWEEQETLDFFIDKETGKEKFNDSEGEDTEETEDYRQFRKSVLADQGKNFPTASHRNAEEEGAKYKSKISIKGNRESDGFRDEKSYKLKETGYVVERPSATKDKHKEEDKSSERLMMKKETQSPEQVKSEKLKELFDYSPPLHKNLDAREKSTFREESPLRIKMIASDSHRPEVKLKMAPVPLDDSNRPASLTKDRLLASTLVHSVKKEQEFRSIFDHIKLPQASKSTSESFIQHIVSLVHHVKEQYFKSAGMTLNERFTAYQKATEEHCTRQKSPEIHRRIDISPSTLRKHTRLAGEERVFKEESQKGDKKLRCDSADLRHDIDRRRKERSKERGDSKGSRESSGSRKHEKTPKDYKDYKSYKDDSKQKRDQDRARSSPSSSPSSSSSSSREEKDCKKERDEEFKTHHEQKEYSGFAGVNRPRGTFHDDRDDGVDYWAKRGRGRGTFQRGRGRFNFKKSGSSPKWTHDKYQGDGIVEDEEETIENNEDKDRRKEEKE from the exons ATGGGTCGATCTAACTCTAGATCACATTCTTCAAGATCAAAGTCCAGATCTCAGTCCAGCTCTAGGTCAAGATCCAGATCACATTCTAGAAAAAAGAGATACAG ttctAGGTCTCGGTCAAGGACATACTCACGATCTCGCAGCAGGGATCGTGTTTATTCTAGAGATTATCGCAGAGATTACAGAAATAATAGAGGAATGAGACGTCCCTATGGTTACAGAGGAAGAGGTAGAGGGTATTATCAAGGAGGAGGTGGTAGATACCATCGTGGAGGTTATAGGCCTGTCTGGAACCGAAGACACTCCCGAAGCCCTAGGCGTGGCCGGTCACGTTCCAGAAGTCCAAAACGAAGGTCTGTGTCTTCCCAGAGGTCCCGGAGCAGATCTCGTCGATCTTACAGATCTTCCAGGTCCCCGAGGTCCTCTTCATCTCGTTCTTCATCCCCATACAGCAAATCACCTGTCTCTTCCAAAAGACGTGCGTCTCTGGAAAAGCaggcaaagaaaactgaagggGCTCCTTTGCAAGATAGCcccttgaaaaataaatcacaagaTGAACAGAAAGATACATTTGAACATGACCCATCAGAGTCTCTTGACGATTTTAACAAATCATCAGCAGCTTCTGGCGACATTTGGCCTGGCCTTTCAGCGTATGATAACAGTCCAAGGTCACCCCATAGTCCTTCTATTGCCACCCCACCTAGTCAGAGTTCATCTTGCTCTGATGCCCCTTTGCTTAGCACAGCCCACTCAGCAAAGGACACACCTCAACATTCCCATTCCATTCAGCATAGTCCTGAGAGGTCTGGCTCTGGTTCTCTTGGAAATGGTTCTAGCCGTTATAGTCCTTCTCAGAATAGCCCATTGCATCATATCCCTTCGAGGAGAAGCCCTGCAAAGACAATCCCATCACAGAGTGCTCCCCGTGAGGAGGCTCGAGTGCGGTCATTTTATCCTGAGGGTGGTGAACAGGAAACTGCGAAAGGTGGAAAGTTTATGAAAAG GTACACAGATGAAGAGTCTAGAGTATACCTGCTTGATAGGGGTAATACCAGGGAGAAGGAGGCCCAGAAGGAGAGAGGATCAGAAAAAGggaggacagagggagaaagggaatgGGAGGAACAGGAAACTTTAGATTTTTTCATTGATAAAGAGACTGGGAAGGAAAAGTTTAATGACTCTGAAGGGGAGGACACAGAGGAGACAGAGGATTACAGACAGTTCAGAAAGTCTGTCCTGGCAGATCAGGGTAAAAATTTTCCTACTGCATCTCACCGGAatgctgaggaggaaggagccaAATACAAATCTAAAATATCAATCAAGGGCAATAGAGAGAGCGATGGATTTAGAGATGAGAAAAGTTATAAGCTTAAAGAGACTGGCTATGTAGTGGAAAGGCCTAGTGCAACAAAAGATAAGCACAAGGAAGAAGACAAGAGTTCTGAGAGACTAATGATGAAGAAAGAAACTCAGTCACCTGAGCAGGTAAAGTCTGAAAAGCTCAAAGAACTCTTTGATTACAGTCCCCCTCTACACAAGAATCTGGATGCGAGAGAAAAATCCACCTTCAGAGAGGAGAGCCCACTTAGAATCAAAATGATAGCCAGTGACTCCCATCGTCCTGAAGTTAAACTCAAAATGGCACCGGTACCTCTTGATGATTCCAATAG ACCTGCTTCCTTGACTAAAGACAGGCTGCTTGCTAGCACACTTGTCCATTCCGTCAAGAAGGAGCAAGAGTTCCGATCCATCTTTGACCACATTAAGTTGCCACAGGCCAGCAAAAGCACGTCAGAGTCATTTATTCAGCACATTGTGTCGTTGGTTCATCATGTCAAAG AGCAATACTTCAAGTCAGCTGGAATGACCCTAAATGAGAGGTTCACTGCATATCAAAAAGCTACTGAAGAACACTGCACCCGGCAAAAGAGCCCAGAAATACATAG gAGGATTGACATCTCTCCAAGTACCCTGAGGAAGCATACCCGTTTAGCAGGTGAAGAGAGAgtctttaaagaagaaagtcaAAAA GGAGATAAAAAATTAAGGTGCGATTCTGCTGATCTTCGGCATGACATTGACCGACGTAGAAAAGAGCGAAGTAAAGAACGAGGAGACTCAAAGGGTTCCAGGGAATCCAGTGGGTCAAGAAAGCATGAGAAAACTCCAAAAGATTACAAGGATTACAAATCTTACAAAGATGACAG taaacaaaAAAGAGATCAAGACCGTGCTCGATCCTCCCCATCTTCCTCCCCATCATCTTCCTCATCCAGTTCTCGAGAAGAAAAGGattgcaagaaagaaagagatgaagagTTCAAAACCCACCATGAACAGAAAGAATACTCTGGTTTTGCAGGAGTCAACAGGCCAAGAGGCACCTTT
- the BCLAF1 gene encoding bcl-2-associated transcription factor 1 isoform X3 produces the protein MGRSNSRSHSSRSKSRSQSSSRSRSRSHSRKKRYSSRSRSRTYSRSRSRDRVYSRDYRRDYRNNRGMRRPYGYRGRGRGYYQGGGGRYHRGGYRPVWNRRHSRSPRRGRSRSRSPKRRSVSSQRSRSRSRRSYRSSRSPRSSSSRSSSPYSKSPVSSKRRASLEKQAKKTEGAPLQDSPLKNKSQDEQKDTFEHDPSESLDDFNKSSAASGDIWPGLSAYDNSPRSPHSPSIATPPSQSSSCSDAPLLSTAHSAKDTPQHSHSIQHSPERSGSGSLGNGSSRYSPSQNSPLHHIPSRRSPAKTIPSQSAPREEARVRSFYPEGGEQETAKGGKFMKRYTDEESRVYLLDRGNTREKEAQKERGSEKGRTEGEREWEEQETLDFFIDKETGKEKFNDSEGEDTEETEDYRQFRKSVLADQGKNFPTASHRNAEEEGAKYKSKISIKGNRESDGFRDEKSYKLKETGYVVERPSATKDKHKEEDKSSERLMMKKETQSPEQVKSEKLKELFDYSPPLHKNLDAREKSTFREESPLRIKMIASDSHRPEVKLKMAPVPLDDSNRPASLTKDRLLASTLVHSVKKEQEFRSIFDHIKLPQASKSTSESFIQHIVSLVHHVKEQYFKSAGMTLNERFTAYQKATEEHCTRQKSPEIHRRIDISPSTLRKHTRLAGEERVFKEESQKGDKKLRCDSADLRHDIDRRRKERSKERGDSKGSRESSGSRKHEKTPKDYKDYKSYKDDSKYVLSVFYTAYGG, from the exons ATGGGTCGATCTAACTCTAGATCACATTCTTCAAGATCAAAGTCCAGATCTCAGTCCAGCTCTAGGTCAAGATCCAGATCACATTCTAGAAAAAAGAGATACAG ttctAGGTCTCGGTCAAGGACATACTCACGATCTCGCAGCAGGGATCGTGTTTATTCTAGAGATTATCGCAGAGATTACAGAAATAATAGAGGAATGAGACGTCCCTATGGTTACAGAGGAAGAGGTAGAGGGTATTATCAAGGAGGAGGTGGTAGATACCATCGTGGAGGTTATAGGCCTGTCTGGAACCGAAGACACTCCCGAAGCCCTAGGCGTGGCCGGTCACGTTCCAGAAGTCCAAAACGAAGGTCTGTGTCTTCCCAGAGGTCCCGGAGCAGATCTCGTCGATCTTACAGATCTTCCAGGTCCCCGAGGTCCTCTTCATCTCGTTCTTCATCCCCATACAGCAAATCACCTGTCTCTTCCAAAAGACGTGCGTCTCTGGAAAAGCaggcaaagaaaactgaagggGCTCCTTTGCAAGATAGCcccttgaaaaataaatcacaagaTGAACAGAAAGATACATTTGAACATGACCCATCAGAGTCTCTTGACGATTTTAACAAATCATCAGCAGCTTCTGGCGACATTTGGCCTGGCCTTTCAGCGTATGATAACAGTCCAAGGTCACCCCATAGTCCTTCTATTGCCACCCCACCTAGTCAGAGTTCATCTTGCTCTGATGCCCCTTTGCTTAGCACAGCCCACTCAGCAAAGGACACACCTCAACATTCCCATTCCATTCAGCATAGTCCTGAGAGGTCTGGCTCTGGTTCTCTTGGAAATGGTTCTAGCCGTTATAGTCCTTCTCAGAATAGCCCATTGCATCATATCCCTTCGAGGAGAAGCCCTGCAAAGACAATCCCATCACAGAGTGCTCCCCGTGAGGAGGCTCGAGTGCGGTCATTTTATCCTGAGGGTGGTGAACAGGAAACTGCGAAAGGTGGAAAGTTTATGAAAAG GTACACAGATGAAGAGTCTAGAGTATACCTGCTTGATAGGGGTAATACCAGGGAGAAGGAGGCCCAGAAGGAGAGAGGATCAGAAAAAGggaggacagagggagaaagggaatgGGAGGAACAGGAAACTTTAGATTTTTTCATTGATAAAGAGACTGGGAAGGAAAAGTTTAATGACTCTGAAGGGGAGGACACAGAGGAGACAGAGGATTACAGACAGTTCAGAAAGTCTGTCCTGGCAGATCAGGGTAAAAATTTTCCTACTGCATCTCACCGGAatgctgaggaggaaggagccaAATACAAATCTAAAATATCAATCAAGGGCAATAGAGAGAGCGATGGATTTAGAGATGAGAAAAGTTATAAGCTTAAAGAGACTGGCTATGTAGTGGAAAGGCCTAGTGCAACAAAAGATAAGCACAAGGAAGAAGACAAGAGTTCTGAGAGACTAATGATGAAGAAAGAAACTCAGTCACCTGAGCAGGTAAAGTCTGAAAAGCTCAAAGAACTCTTTGATTACAGTCCCCCTCTACACAAGAATCTGGATGCGAGAGAAAAATCCACCTTCAGAGAGGAGAGCCCACTTAGAATCAAAATGATAGCCAGTGACTCCCATCGTCCTGAAGTTAAACTCAAAATGGCACCGGTACCTCTTGATGATTCCAATAG ACCTGCTTCCTTGACTAAAGACAGGCTGCTTGCTAGCACACTTGTCCATTCCGTCAAGAAGGAGCAAGAGTTCCGATCCATCTTTGACCACATTAAGTTGCCACAGGCCAGCAAAAGCACGTCAGAGTCATTTATTCAGCACATTGTGTCGTTGGTTCATCATGTCAAAG AGCAATACTTCAAGTCAGCTGGAATGACCCTAAATGAGAGGTTCACTGCATATCAAAAAGCTACTGAAGAACACTGCACCCGGCAAAAGAGCCCAGAAATACATAG gAGGATTGACATCTCTCCAAGTACCCTGAGGAAGCATACCCGTTTAGCAGGTGAAGAGAGAgtctttaaagaagaaagtcaAAAA GGAGATAAAAAATTAAGGTGCGATTCTGCTGATCTTCGGCATGACATTGACCGACGTAGAAAAGAGCGAAGTAAAGAACGAGGAGACTCAAAGGGTTCCAGGGAATCCAGTGGGTCAAGAAAGCATGAGAAAACTCCAAAAGATTACAAGGATTACAAATCTTACAAAGATGACAG CAAATATGTATTATCTGTCTTTTACACGGCTTATGGTGGATGA